A DNA window from Helianthus annuus cultivar XRQ/B chromosome 15, HanXRQr2.0-SUNRISE, whole genome shotgun sequence contains the following coding sequences:
- the LOC110914153 gene encoding uncharacterized protein LOC110914153 yields the protein MDRTYQPEFNEFEGVDFSQHNRPMHQQMNFQNRQSPTQNRYARYDVGEVDGYYDQFGCDGYNDFAPPPQQFIQRGQNRVSLGEQRFNNAQQNSYGRSSVPAEGPNDEIMEMLKQMKKDLELRAKAYQALDKQVAQLVIEVKEVADSRDQDNYESNWQTQENEQAGQHESDDNSINEKFDTIMEFLKDIQKSNEVRDREVKALSQQGVEGVADEINGSECKNEHDQEIKSFTKSINGSNGKLSEIESPDHVECLEELSNNKRRHKFPKQLNLSASVNAVLMGTSPPKTQDPGTPVISIQIGDVKLDMALLDLGSCVSILPGSLYDQYDFGSLQKVKTTVVLADQTPIGLRGIIKNVIVKVGEFYYPLDFLVLDYAKNAQPTIILGRPFLATTKAIINCAEGTVRMRFGDTKMSLKLFSNSPNHKTDKCGSPEKENQTEKKECFMTDRVLEDKAKKKSKKRKRKNAKEVLEFDCYREACKWYDQVWEETDGENRTNSGAEGRKHPTRPP from the exons ATGGATCGAACTTATCAGCCCGAGTTTAATGAATTTGAGGGTGTTGATTTCTCGCAACATAACCGACCAATGCATCAGCAAATGAATTTTCAAAACAGACAATCACCGACTCAAAACCGATATGCTAGATATGATGTAGGTGAAGTGGATGGGTATTATGACCAGTTTGGATGTGATGGGTATAATGATTTTGCGCCTCCACCTCAACAGTTTATTCAAAGAGGTCAGAATAGAGTCAGTTTGGGTGAGCAAAGGTTTAATAATGCTCAACAGAATAGTTATGGAAGATCTAGTGTTCCAGCTGAAGGTCCGAATGATGAGATAATGGAAATGTTGAAACAAATGAAGAAGGATCTAGAGTTACGAGCTAAGGCATATCAAGCATTAGACAAGCAAGTTGCTCAGTTGGTGATTGAGGTGAAGGAAGTGGCAGACTCAAGAGATCAAGATAACTATGAAAGCAACTGGCAGACTCAAGAGAATGAGCAAGCGGGTCAACATGAGTCGGATGATAACTCCATCAATGAAAAGTTTGACACCATCATGGAGTTTTTGAAAGATATTCAGAAAAGCAATGAGGTCAGAGATAGGGAGGTCAAGGCGTTGTCACAGCAG GGTGTTGAGGGTGTGGCAGATGAGATAAATGGGTCTGAGTGTAAGAATGAACATGATCAGGAAATTAAAAGTTTTACAAAATCTATAAATGGTTCAAATGGCAAGCTTTCTGAAATTG agAGCCCTGATCATGTTGAGTGTTTAGAAGAATTAAGTAACAATAAACGACGTCACAAATTTCCTAAACAACTTAATCTATCTGCTAGTGTGAACGCTGTTTTGATGGGTACCTCTCCCCCGAAAACTCAAGATCCAGGAACACCTGTTATTTCAATACAAATTGGTGATGTTAAATTAGACATGGCTTTGTTAGATCTTGGGTCTTGTGTGAGTATTTTACCAGGGAGTTTATATGATCAGTATGATTTTGGGTCACTACAAAAAGTTAAAACCACAGTGGTGTTGGCTGATCAAACTCCTATAGGTCTTAGGGGGATTATAAAGAATGTGATTGTAAAAGTTGGTGAATTCTATTATCCCTTGGATTTCCTAGTGCTCGATTATGCTAAGAATGCACAACCAACTATTATTCTAGGCAGACCGTTCTTAGCTACAACAAAGGCTATTATCAATTGTGCTGAGGGAACGGTCAGAATGAGGTTTGGGGATACGAAAATGAGTTTAAAGTTGTTTTCTAATTCACCTAATCACAAAACTGATAAATGTGGATCTCCTGAAAAGGAGAATCAAACAGAGAAGAAAGAATGTTTTATGACTGACAGGGTACTTGAAGATAAAGCAAAGAAGAagtcaaagaaaaggaaaaggaaaaatgCTAAGGAAGTTCTTGAGTTCGATTGTTACAGAGAAGCCTGTAAATGGTATGATCAGGTATGGGAAGAAACAGATGGTGAGAATAGAACAAACTCAGGAGCTGAAGGAAGGAAGCATCCTACGAGACCACCATAA